The genomic segment TTGAACCAACAAAAGTACGATTTCGCATTAACCATTGAGGAATAATTATGTTACGAAAAACCGGCGCGGCCCTTTTGCTGTTGATGGCCTGGCAGGCGCAAGCGGCTTATGAATGTAATGTAAAACCACAGGATGATATTTTTATTAACCAGGATACGGTTAAAGTTGCTGGTGCCAGCGGTGAGCTGGTGATTGGTAAGAATGGTGATGTGACCCGTAATGGTAAAGTATTAACCCTTTCTGATGCAGCTCGTGCTCAGGCAGTGAGCTATCAAACCAATTTGCGTACCGATTTGCCTTATATTAACGACGGTGTTCGTTCTCGCCTGAAAACTGCTCAGGGTGCTCTGGACAGCGTGATTGTTAAGCAATTGGGTACCGAGAGTAATGTGCGTAAACGTTTAGTTACGCTGAGCTCAGAACTGA from the Limnobaculum zhutongyuii genome contains:
- a CDS encoding DUF2884 family protein — encoded protein: MLRKTGAALLLLMAWQAQAAYECNVKPQDDIFINQDTVKVAGASGELVIGKNGDVTRNGKVLTLSDAARAQAVSYQTNLRTDLPYINDGVRSRLKTAQGALDSVIVKQLGTESNVRKRLVTLSSELTKEMEKVLEPRAEGLAFHHQAVSQVEANGQVIMQNTLGGVLQDSINELGIQQVAKAGKSSNPLQAVLGSLGGLQQQIKDEWKKQEKDFNQFGKEACGKVTVLEQQRADLLKALPQ